From one Babesia bovis T2Bo chromosome 3, whole genome shotgun sequence genomic stretch:
- a CDS encoding Spherical Body Protein 2 truncated copy 2 (SBP2) gives MELPRRNNGFRKVAKWIVGAAVVAGAASGNVLCDEVSGPQEAEVNQVNLQINESKRADGNVAQADITFDDPKEAYRKKVAAVAEEEKLLQAPDAVIFKNVIGKTYTNKEIDDLVDRTGLKGTKGVIQHELGVRRAQLLREMEKFNSVLEVLPKEIAVEAGKYPTYDKLPAALAKEVKWNYFNKRHFGLMEQVPQDLADEMMKCDIYEGFSGKLIDKITDFLHPFDPSTVIIDEAHRGKSAGSAPAAPPTPGGTKVTKENEEREDNSVNEGKGESPKGKSWWAKLWS, from the coding sequence ATGGAGCTACCAAGGCGTAACAACGGCTTccgcaaggttgccaagtgGATTGTTGGTGCCGCTGTTGTGGCAGGTGCTGCCAGCGGCAATGTCCTATGCGATGAGGTTTCGGGACCACAGGAGGCTGAAGTTAATCAGGTTAATTTGCAGATTAATGAGTCAAAGAGGGCTGATGGAAACGTTGCGCAAGCCGATATCACATTCGATGACCCTAAAGAAGCATACCGTAAAAAAGTAGCTGCTGTTGCTGAGGAGGAGAAACTATTACAAGCACCAGATGCTGTAATTTTTAAAAATGTAATTGGTAAAACTTACACTAACAAAGAAATCGACGATCTTGTAGATCGAACTGGTTTGAAAGGTACCAAAGGCGTTATCCAGCATGAGTTAGGAGTAAGGAGAGCTCAATTACTGCGTGAAATGGAAAAGTTCAACTCAGTTTTGGAAGTCCTTCCTAAAGAAATTGCTGTAGAGGCTGGAAAATACCCAACCTATGATAAATTACCAGCTGCTTTAGCTAAAGAAGTGAAATGGaattattttaataaaagGCATTTTGGACTTATGGAACAAGTTCCTCAAGACCTAGCAGATgaaatgatgaaatgtgatatttaCGAAGGATTTTCAGGCAAGTTGATTGATAAAATAACAGACTTTTTACATCCATTCGATCCTTCTACTGTGATTATTGATGAAGCACACCGTGGAAAGAGTGCTGGTAGTGCACCGGCCGCACCTCCCACACCGGGAGGTACTAAAGTTACAAAAGAAAACGAAGAGAGAGAGGATAATAGTGTAAATGAAGGTAAGGGAGAATCCCCAAAAGGAAAGAGCTGGTGGGCAAAACTATGGAGTTAA
- a CDS encoding putative integral membrane protein, which produces MASQSTLSFKVHSVGAVRRSSFGKMTAWFLFFIALFNIFSGSVWANLSLDQSNEDVIKVESEDDGVGHVPERLLTTNDSECERDTHVDDGNVSLKGECPSENVSQMGFLEETKVDDLSSQLRPDAHEGNQSEPLNSDDHIERNGNGIHITLGPPFGRFGGKKTVEVDAMPLVEENLKKVIDRICKYRPTMREQKPYVELVQTLKNITTIELPADIAYDLWKRGNQFKGTFLLDIKIPDLLWHLAKMLAEDAYASNLSDNGKTKSKNYHCNILMEYLCQAALDRYETWQEREYTLEAKKISNFLSRLNCKKTKGKLEM; this is translated from the coding sequence ATGGCATCCCAGTCAACCTTATCCTTCAAGGTCCACTCTGTTGGCGCAGTGCGCCGAAGCTCATTCGGCAAAATGACTGCCTGGTTCTTGTTCTTCATCGCGTTGTTCAACATTTTCAGTGGTAGTGTTTGGGCGAATCTCAGTTTAGATCAGTCTAACGAGGATGTTATTAAGGTAGAATCAGAGGACGATGGCGTGGGTCATGTTCCAGAACGTCTGTTGACTACTAATGATTCGGAATGTGAACGTGATACTCATGTGGATGATGGGAATGTTTCTTTAAAAGGTGAATGTCCATCTGAGAATGTTTCGCAAATGGGTTTTTTAGAGGAAACCAAAGTTGACGATTTATCATCACAACTAAGGCCAGATGCCCACGAAGGAAATCAATCTGAACCGTTGAATAGTGATGATCATATAGAACGCAACGGAAATGGCATCCATATTACACTTGGACCTCCATTTGGTCGATTTGGCGGGAAAAAAACTGTGGAGGTGGATGCGATGCCACTTGTTGAAGAAAACCTCAAAAAGGTGATAGATCGTATCTGCAAGTACCGTCCAACCATGAGAGAACAGAAGCCATATGTGGAACTGGTTCAAACCCTCAAAAACATTACGACCATTGAGCTCCCAGCTGATATAGCTTACGATCTATGGAAACGTGGTAACCAGTTTAAAGGGACTTTCTTGTTGGATATAAAAATACCCGATCTTTTGTGGCATCTTGCTAAGATGTTAGCGGAGGATGCATATGCCTCTAATCTATCCGACAACGGAAAGACTAAGTCAAAGAATTATCACTGCAACATTCTTATGGAATACCTCTGTCAAGCAGCGCTAGATCGCTATGAAACTTGGCAGGAACGAGAATATACATTGGAGGCAAAAAAAATTTCAAATTTTCTCTCGCGATTAAATTgcaaaaaaacaaaaggcaAATTAGAAATGTAG
- a CDS encoding Ion transport family protein, giving the protein MDRNPGGVNGSGRDFMTNKNDESSTVYGRAMDSIVPSSYSGPDHKGFGGSVSGASNSALTPLHKLIAGIDKRVNGNHHGSSFETDASADTSMIPLKYCGSSMLDASRFREEFRIIMRNKSGLGFRLRENFYYRIVYLFMIALYGILLGWSTSLDWSRLSGQWISTILILRWLFVFVFVFDAVIQGSRFTNWKLYTEPEFMVDVCLLICEVGTLVFQTIMISRHCVKPEDPGEFCRIYMHSLKLWSCLPLLRFYKLCKCNAELHYLSKGIILSIISLFWTTLFVCMVLYASAIYATWRFTDVVDETMSEHWGTLGRSMYTLFTILTLEGWNEISSETANHYPNCKLFFVLFVSFGTLTVMNVVTGIILNTFLSSNEKLSGEAVSKDRCDRYMRMCQAFRKVLGKPEAADEPRNESYHPPDDCESCKLRAISEEDGTKPGNNIVSAITHVGNDFVCRVRNAFAGHKESSNTGSDLEHGTPHTEGVKPASEEAVADQAMPPEPEVDVAVNRQTSPLLRSLMDEEDLNKIQEPPISNIYKQFADLTPMPNAPVPGDMQGRNTKRTTMLFKGEGVYDTIIDMTVYEPCEILSDRRIKRILRVADVPMYQAYEVLKLYYDHGLRRVTVTEFAVACERMNGTATGKDLLSFEVGFASRIANLESRIAQLNDKLDAVLQRCFTGHGPSSQI; this is encoded by the coding sequence ATGGATCGCAATCCAGGTGGTGTGAATGGCTCTGGCCGTGATTTCATGACAAATAAAAACGACGAGTCATCAACAGTGTATGGTAGAGCgatggattccattgtGCCCTCGTCATATTCAGGTCCTGACCATAAAGGTTTTGGTGGATCTGTATCGGGTGCTTCTAACAGCGCTCTTACCCCGTTGCATAAGCTAATTGCTGGTATCGACAAGCGTGTTAATGGTAACCACCATGGCTCTAGTTTTGAGACTGATGCGTCTGCCGACACTTCAATGATCCCCCTAAAATACTGTGGCAGTAGTATGTTAGATGCCAGTCGTTTTCGTGAAGAATTCCGTATTATTATGCGTAACAAAAGTGGTCTTGGTTTCCGTTTACGTGAGAATTTTTATTATCGTATtgtgtatttatttatGATTGCTTTGTATGGTATACTACTTGGTTGGAGTACTTCTTTAGATTGGTCTCGTTTATCAGGTCAATGGATATCTACTATCTTGATATTGCGTTGgttatttgtttttgtatttgtCTTTGATGCGGTTATCCAAGGATCTCGTTTTACGAATTGGAAGCTTTACACTGAGCCTGAATTTATGGTAGACGTTTGCCTTTTGATTTGTGAGGTTGGTACTCTTGTGTTTCAGACTATTATGATATCACGCCACTGCGTGAAGCCCGAGGATCCAGGTGAATTCTGCCGTATTTACATGCACAGTCTTAAGTTATGGTCATGTTTACCATTGTTGCGTTTTTACAAGCTGTGCAAGTGCAATGCGGAGCTGCATTACTTGTCCAAGGGTATTATATTGAGTATCATATCACTGTTTTGGACAACACTTTTTGTATGTATGGTGCTTTATGCATCTGCTATCTATGCTACATGGCGTTTTACCGATGTCGTTGACGAAACCATGAGTGAGCATTGGGGTACTCTAGGACGATCGATGTATACGTTGTTTACCATATTGACTCTAGAGGGTTGGAACGAGATTAGTAGTGAGACTGCTAATCACTATCCCAACTGCAAGTTGttctttgttttatttgtttcatttggTACATTGACTGTGATGAATGTTGTTACTGGTATCATTTTGAACACATTTCTGAGTTCCAATGAGAAGTTAAGTGGCGAAGCTGTGAGCAAGGATCGTTGTGACCGTTATATGCGGATGTGTCAGGCATTTCGTAAGGTTTTGGGTAAGCCGGAGGCAGCGGATGAGCCTCGTAATGAGTCTTATCATCCCCCTGATGACTGTGAATCATGTAAGTTACGCGCTATATCTGAAGAAGATGGTACCAAGCCTGGTAACAATATAGTATCTGCCATAACCCATGTTGGTAATGACTTTGTCTGTCGCGTGCGCAACGCCTTTGCAGGCCACAAGGAGAGTTCTAACACTGGATCGGACCTTGAGCATGGCACACCACACACTGAAGGCGTTAAACCGGCTTCCGAGGAAGCGGTTGCGGATCAGGCAATGCCACCGGAACCTGAGGTGGACGTTGCAGTAAATCGTCAGACAAGTCCATTACTTCGTTCACTTATGGACGAAGAAGATTTGAACAAAATACAGGAACCGCCTATATCCAACATATACAAGCAATTTGCCGACCTAACACCTATGCCAAATGCCCCTGTCCCAGGTGATATGCAAGGCCGCAACACTAAAAGAACTACCATGCTCTTCAAGGGTGAAGGGGTATATGACACTATCATTGACATGACTGTTTACGAACCTTGCGAGATTCTATCCGATAGAAGGATCAAACGTATTCTTCGTGTAGCTGATGTGCCAATGTATCAAGCATACGAAGTACTGAAGCTATACTATGACCATGGACTTCGGCGTGTAACGGTGACCGAATTTGCTGTTGCGTGCGAGCGCATGAACGGCACTGCTACTGGTAAAGACCTTCTATCATTCGAGGTTGGATTTGCCAGTAGAATTGCTAATCTCGAATCACGTATCGCACAGCTTAACGATAAGTTGGACGCGGTGCTACAACGCTGCTTCACGGGACATGGCCCGTCGTCACAAATCTAG
- a CDS encoding putative integral membrane protein, producing the protein MASQSTLSFKVHSVGAVRRSSFGKMTAWFLFFIALFNLFSGVAIADVEVDKRELGGKPASKSEAPVEGVKIKIRDFTNLSNATDSEVSNMPLAERNLNLILRSVRRFPPSSGFLKECKSMFSCIFNKDSIMVPQDVYDLLNKLGENFTGYFWESIVPKVIIKLSKVFALEIYGAKPTDGKERSQWNSKRRTVLTLLNAAVNKEDE; encoded by the coding sequence ATGGCATCCCAGTCAACCTTATCCTTCAAGGTCCACTCTGTTGGCGCAGTGCGCCGAAGCTCATTCGGCAAAATGACTGCCTGGTTCTTGTTCTTCATCGCGTTGTTCAACCTTTTCAGTGGCGTCGCTATTGCAGATGTGGAGGTTGATAAGCGTGAGTTAGGGGGGAAACCTGCTTCCAAGTCAGAAGCACCTGTTGAAGGGGTGAAGATTAAAATTCGTGATTTTACTAATTTATCGAATGCTACAGACAGTGAAGTTTCAAACATGCCACTGGCTGAAAGAAATCTAAATCTTATTCTTCGTTCTGTTAGGAGGTTCCCCCCCTCTTCAGGTTTCTTAAAGGAGTGTAAAAGTATGTTCAGCTGCATATTTAACAAGGACTCTATAATGGTGCCTCAAGATGTATACGATCTGCTTAACAAGTTGGGTGAAAACTTTACGGGGTATTTTTGGGAATCAATAGTACCGAAGGTTATTATAAAACTTTCTAAGGTATTTGCTCTTGAAATTTACGGAGCGAAGCCAACAGATGGGAAAGAGAGAAGTCAATGGAATAGCAAACGAAGAACAGTTTTAACACTGTTGAATGCTGCTGTTAATAAAGAAGATGAGTGA